A DNA window from Mucilaginibacter xinganensis contains the following coding sequences:
- a CDS encoding response regulator, whose amino-acid sequence MNESILVIEDNYDTLESITDLLELDGYTVLQAVGGKRGADMALSHKPDLILCDIMMPGLDGYGVLALLNKYDQLSDIPFIFLTAKTARQDFRKAMEMGADDYLEKPFEPRVLLDAIKSQFSKKEKKLAYLKKALRTIETLTTLSSNGTVDLKGLIATSRIRRVRKMQILYYTGDRSSSVYLVMEGCIKTFMLAEDGREFITGIYKVNDYLGIDSLFVDNLFNETAEAIEDSVLCLLPKEAVESIVNYHPDVRQRFLKMLCGNIKGKEDQMIELAYNSVRKRLAQVLIRLGKQSNEALVKISRDELASMAGIAIETVSRILTDFKDGGLIEKRGSHIKIIELNRLEEMKN is encoded by the coding sequence ATGAATGAAAGCATATTAGTTATTGAAGACAATTACGATACGCTGGAAAGCATAACCGACCTTTTGGAACTGGACGGTTATACCGTTTTGCAGGCGGTGGGAGGCAAACGCGGCGCGGATATGGCGCTATCACATAAGCCAGATTTGATACTATGTGATATTATGATGCCGGGCCTGGATGGTTACGGTGTTTTAGCTTTATTAAATAAGTATGATCAACTGTCGGATATTCCCTTTATTTTTTTAACAGCTAAGACCGCACGACAGGATTTCAGAAAGGCGATGGAAATGGGCGCTGATGATTACCTGGAAAAGCCATTTGAACCACGGGTGTTACTAGATGCCATTAAGAGCCAATTTAGCAAAAAGGAAAAAAAGCTGGCTTATCTAAAAAAGGCGCTGCGGACTATTGAAACCTTGACAACCCTGTCGTCCAACGGAACGGTCGATTTAAAGGGTTTAATTGCAACAAGCAGGATAAGGCGGGTAAGAAAAATGCAGATCTTATATTATACAGGCGATAGGTCATCGTCAGTTTACCTGGTAATGGAGGGTTGTATAAAAACCTTTATGCTGGCCGAAGATGGGCGGGAATTTATAACCGGGATTTATAAAGTAAATGATTACCTCGGTATTGATTCACTTTTTGTTGATAATTTATTTAATGAAACAGCTGAAGCTATCGAAGACAGTGTTCTGTGCCTGTTGCCCAAAGAGGCGGTAGAGAGTATTGTGAACTACCATCCCGATGTACGACAACGCTTTTTAAAAATGCTTTGCGGCAATATAAAAGGCAAGGAAGACCAAATGATTGAACTGGCATATAATTCGGTAAGGAAGCGGTTGGCGCAGGTACTGATCAGGCTGGGTAAACAATCAAACGAAGCATTGGTTAAAATTTCGCGCGACGAACTGGCTTCAATGGCAGGTATAGCTATAGAAACGGTGAGTCGGATATTAACTGATTTTAAAGATGGCGGTTTGATTGAAAAGCGGGGATCTCATATTAAGATCATCGAACTTAACAGGCTGGAGGAAATGAAAAATTGA
- a CDS encoding bifunctional aldolase/short-chain dehydrogenase codes for MSVKETNFKHVSYLWDDAKAAELAGDEVALLIYRSNLLGADLRLTNYGGGNTSCKVIAKDPLTGTDTEVMWVKGSGGDLGTLKKSGLAALYVDRLRSLTNVYSGIAHEDEMVELFNHCIFDLSSKAPSIDTPLHGFLPFKHIDHLHPDAAIAIAAAKDGKKITQELFNGTIGWVEWQRPGFDLGLKLKQCLDENPGIRGIMLGSHGLFTWGDTAYESYINTLEIIEQSAEYLEQNYGKKGPVFGGVKLTSPAEDIRKKQAIAIAPVLRGFCSGHVRMIGHFTDDARVLEFTNSNDLDRLAPLGTSCPDHFLRTKISPLVLAIKADDDLSDTKAIKEKLAPAFEAYRKMYAAYYESCKHPNSPAMRDANPVVILYPGIGMFTFAKDKQTARVASEFYINAINVMKGAEAISEYTSLPRQEAFNIEYWLLEEAKLQRMPKPKSLSGRIALVTGSAGGIGKAIAKKFANEGACVVINDNDATRLAHANEEFLSQYGKDVYTTALMDVTDKEAINKAYEAAVLAFAGVDLVVNCAGLSISKPIEEHTEKDWDLLYDVLVKGQFLVTQAGVEIMRKQDTGGDVINIVSKNALVSGPNNAGYGSAKAAQLHLSRLNAAELGKDNIRVNVVNPDAVISDSKIWAGDWAAGRAKAYGVTVEELPAYYAKRTLLNEIILPEDIANACFALVGGLLNKSTGNVLNVDGGVAMAFVR; via the coding sequence ATGTCTGTCAAAGAAACAAATTTTAAGCACGTGAGCTATTTATGGGATGATGCCAAAGCCGCGGAGCTTGCCGGCGATGAAGTGGCGCTGCTCATTTACCGCTCAAATTTATTGGGAGCTGATTTACGGCTTACCAACTATGGTGGCGGTAATACATCATGCAAGGTTATTGCAAAAGATCCCTTAACCGGCACCGATACCGAAGTGATGTGGGTAAAAGGGTCAGGCGGTGACCTGGGTACGTTGAAAAAAAGCGGGCTGGCGGCCCTTTATGTTGATCGGTTGCGTAGCCTTACAAATGTTTACAGCGGCATTGCGCATGAGGACGAAATGGTGGAGCTTTTTAACCATTGTATTTTTGACCTGAGCTCAAAAGCACCTTCCATTGATACGCCGTTGCATGGCTTTTTACCATTTAAACACATTGACCACCTCCATCCTGATGCGGCAATTGCTATAGCGGCTGCAAAAGACGGTAAAAAAATAACACAGGAGCTTTTTAATGGAACTATAGGCTGGGTGGAATGGCAAAGGCCCGGGTTTGACCTGGGATTAAAACTGAAACAATGCCTTGACGAAAACCCGGGTATTCGTGGGATTATGTTAGGTTCACACGGGCTGTTTACCTGGGGCGATACAGCTTACGAAAGCTATATAAATACCCTGGAAATAATTGAGCAAAGCGCCGAATACCTTGAACAAAATTATGGCAAAAAAGGACCCGTATTCGGAGGGGTTAAATTAACCAGCCCCGCAGAAGACATTCGCAAAAAACAAGCGATTGCGATAGCTCCTGTCCTTCGTGGATTTTGCTCAGGCCATGTACGCATGATAGGCCATTTTACGGATGACGCCCGTGTGCTGGAGTTCACCAACTCAAATGACCTGGATAGGTTGGCGCCATTGGGTACCAGCTGCCCTGATCACTTTTTAAGGACCAAGATCAGTCCCTTGGTTTTGGCGATTAAAGCGGACGACGACCTTAGCGACACTAAAGCGATAAAGGAAAAACTAGCACCTGCATTTGAGGCATACCGCAAAATGTATGCAGCCTATTATGAAAGCTGCAAACATCCTAATAGCCCCGCCATGCGCGATGCCAACCCGGTTGTAATCCTGTATCCCGGAATCGGTATGTTCACCTTTGCAAAAGATAAGCAAACTGCGCGGGTAGCGTCTGAGTTTTATATCAATGCCATCAATGTGATGAAAGGCGCAGAGGCAATATCTGAATATACTTCACTACCGCGCCAGGAAGCATTTAACATTGAGTATTGGTTACTGGAAGAAGCCAAGCTGCAGCGTATGCCTAAACCAAAATCACTTTCGGGCCGTATCGCGCTGGTTACCGGAAGTGCCGGCGGAATAGGGAAAGCTATCGCCAAAAAATTTGCCAACGAAGGCGCATGTGTTGTTATCAATGACAACGACGCAACCCGTTTAGCTCACGCAAATGAGGAGTTTTTAAGCCAGTATGGTAAAGATGTTTACACCACCGCGTTAATGGATGTAACTGATAAGGAGGCTATAAACAAAGCTTATGAAGCAGCAGTTTTGGCATTTGCAGGGGTTGACCTCGTAGTAAACTGTGCCGGACTTTCGATCTCAAAACCAATTGAAGAGCATACCGAAAAAGACTGGGACCTGCTTTATGATGTTTTGGTAAAGGGCCAGTTTTTGGTTACCCAGGCGGGTGTTGAAATTATGCGCAAACAGGATACAGGTGGTGATGTGATAAATATTGTGAGCAAAAACGCTTTGGTATCAGGGCCTAATAATGCTGGTTATGGGTCAGCAAAAGCTGCACAGCTACATTTAAGCAGACTCAATGCTGCTGAACTTGGTAAAGATAATATCCGCGTAAATGTTGTCAATCCCGATGCCGTAATATCCGACAGTAAGATCTGGGCCGGCGATTGGGCAGCGGGCCGTGCAAAAGCCTATGGCGTAACCGTTGAAGAACTGCCTGCCTATTACGCAAAAAGGACATTACTAAACGAGATCATTCTGCCCGAAGATATTGCGAATGCTTGTTTTGCCTTAGTTGGCGGCTTGCTTAATAAATCAACAGGAAACGTTTTAAATGTAGATGGTGGGGTTGCGATGGCGTTTGTGAGATAA
- a CDS encoding alpha/beta fold hydrolase, whose amino-acid sequence MMMEPKSRPTQPTGSYASVNGIKMYYEVQGSGTPLVLLHGGGSTIKTTFGRIMPALSKTHRVIAVELQAHGHTGDRDAPETFAQDADDVAELLKQLDIPQANIMGFSNGGQTSLEIALRHPGRVGKLIIASAFYQREGVLAAFWKGFDDPQFSYLPQVYKDEYLKIGSQAGLVNMFNKDAQRMKVFKDWADEELRSVQAPVLVVIGDRDLATPEHAAKMARLFPHGRLAILPGNHGSYMGEVMSPNPDSKMPDLFVAMVNEFLETQADTN is encoded by the coding sequence ATGATGATGGAACCTAAAAGCAGACCAACGCAGCCAACAGGCAGCTATGCCAGCGTGAACGGCATAAAAATGTATTACGAGGTGCAGGGCAGCGGTACCCCGCTGGTATTGCTGCATGGCGGGGGCTCAACCATTAAAACCACTTTTGGCCGGATAATGCCCGCGCTTTCCAAAACCCACCGGGTTATTGCCGTTGAGCTACAGGCACACGGCCATACCGGCGACAGGGATGCTCCCGAAACTTTTGCACAGGATGCCGATGACGTTGCAGAGCTTTTGAAACAGCTTGACATCCCGCAGGCAAATATCATGGGCTTTAGCAACGGCGGGCAAACTTCGCTCGAAATAGCGCTAAGACATCCCGGCAGGGTGGGGAAACTGATCATAGCATCAGCATTTTACCAACGCGAAGGAGTGCTTGCTGCATTTTGGAAAGGCTTTGACGACCCTCAATTCAGTTACCTGCCGCAGGTATATAAAGACGAATATTTGAAAATTGGGAGCCAGGCGGGGTTGGTGAATATGTTTAACAAAGATGCCCAGCGAATGAAAGTATTTAAAGACTGGGCGGACGAGGAGCTGCGTTCGGTACAGGCGCCGGTACTGGTGGTTATTGGCGACCGCGACCTGGCGACACCTGAACATGCGGCTAAAATGGCGAGGCTTTTTCCGCATGGGCGGCTGGCCATACTGCCTGGAAATCACGGCAGTTACATGGGCGAGGTGATGTCCCCCAATCCCGATAGCAAGATGCCTGACCTTTTTGTGGCTATGGTTAACGAGTTTTTGGAAACGCAGGCGGATACAAATTGA
- a CDS encoding helix-turn-helix domain-containing protein has product MKQHRLRCKLSQEKLAFIAEIEYSQVSRIERGIINTSVSVIFILAKALDVKPSQLLEFQ; this is encoded by the coding sequence GTGAAACAACATCGATTGCGATGTAAGTTAAGCCAGGAAAAGCTGGCTTTTATAGCTGAAATTGAATACAGCCAGGTAAGCAGGATAGAGCGAGGGATTATAAACACCAGTGTTTCGGTAATATTTATACTGGCAAAAGCATTGGATGTTAAACCATCGCAACTGCTGGAGTTTCAATAA
- a CDS encoding Na+/H+ antiporter: protein MLQDNLLLILSLLFAVSMLGLLSEKLKISYPILLVISGLIISFIPGVPFIVMDPNMVFIVFLPPLLYAAAWNTSWADFWNLKGPISRLALGLVIFTATGVALIAHFMIPDFTLAMGFLLGGIISPPDAVAASSVLKNLKVPRNVMSILEGESLINDASSLVVFRFALLSVLTGQFVFWRAGVDFILVAGIGILIGIAIAVIVYAIHRFLPTTPSIDTALTLITPYIMYLTAEHFHYSGVLAVVSGGLFLSYRSAEIFAYDSRLQAVTVWTVLTFLLNGTVFILIGLQLPGIIKGIGNYSFSAVIMYAVVISLATIVIRILWVFPGGLFTNFVNRKLKRKTVKLNWKSVFVIAWSGMRGVVSLASALAVPLTLTNGSAFPHRSLILFITFIVILFTLVLQGLTLPFFLRVLKIEEDTNDEQQDLEIRFKLATAVVAYMETACSKEIAELSVFKRVKERYERMAKIADDSLSAGELSSPAFLKTYRQMLLEIIAVRRTELNKMHKNKEYADHLLRAKEQELDFEEARMRK, encoded by the coding sequence ATGCTCCAGGATAATTTACTGCTCATTCTTTCTCTTTTGTTTGCTGTGTCAATGTTGGGTCTGCTAAGCGAAAAATTAAAGATATCTTACCCGATATTACTGGTAATTTCAGGACTTATCATCAGTTTTATTCCCGGTGTTCCGTTTATTGTAATGGATCCTAACATGGTATTCATTGTGTTTTTACCCCCGCTTTTGTATGCCGCTGCCTGGAATACTTCGTGGGCGGATTTTTGGAACTTAAAGGGTCCCATCAGCAGGCTTGCCCTGGGCCTGGTTATATTTACGGCAACCGGCGTAGCTTTAATTGCCCATTTCATGATCCCTGATTTTACGCTTGCCATGGGCTTTTTGCTCGGCGGCATCATTTCGCCGCCCGATGCGGTTGCGGCATCCTCAGTATTGAAAAACCTTAAGGTGCCCAGGAATGTGATGTCTATTTTAGAAGGCGAAAGCCTTATTAATGATGCCTCCAGCCTGGTGGTATTCAGGTTTGCACTGCTTAGTGTGCTTACCGGCCAGTTTGTGTTTTGGCGGGCGGGAGTCGATTTTATTCTGGTAGCGGGAATTGGCATTCTTATCGGTATAGCTATAGCAGTAATTGTATATGCTATCCACCGGTTTTTACCAACCACCCCAAGTATTGATACAGCCCTTACCCTTATTACGCCCTACATCATGTACCTTACGGCTGAACATTTTCACTATTCGGGTGTACTGGCGGTGGTTAGCGGCGGCCTGTTTCTTTCTTACCGTTCGGCCGAGATCTTTGCTTATGATTCGCGTTTGCAAGCCGTAACGGTATGGACGGTTTTAACGTTCCTTTTAAACGGTACGGTGTTTATCCTTATCGGCCTGCAGCTCCCCGGCATTATAAAAGGAATAGGAAATTATTCTTTTTCGGCGGTGATCATGTACGCTGTAGTCATCAGCTTGGCTACCATCGTCATCCGCATCTTATGGGTATTTCCTGGGGGGCTTTTCACCAATTTCGTTAACCGCAAACTGAAGCGAAAAACGGTGAAATTAAACTGGAAATCGGTATTCGTAATTGCCTGGAGCGGTATGCGCGGCGTGGTATCGCTGGCATCGGCACTGGCGGTTCCGCTAACGCTTACAAATGGGAGCGCTTTCCCGCACCGCAGCCTTATTTTGTTTATCACTTTTATTGTTATTCTGTTCACACTGGTATTGCAGGGGTTAACGCTGCCGTTTTTTTTGCGGGTATTGAAAATAGAGGAGGATACCAACGATGAGCAACAGGACCTGGAGATCCGTTTTAAGTTAGCTACAGCGGTAGTTGCTTATATGGAAACAGCCTGCTCAAAAGAAATTGCTGAACTCAGCGTTTTTAAAAGGGTAAAAGAGCGGTATGAACGCATGGCAAAAATTGCTGATGACAGCCTCTCAGCAGGCGAATTATCCAGTCCTGCTTTTTTGAAAACCTACAGGCAGATGCTGCTTGAAATTATAGCTGTACGCAGAACGGAGTTAAATAAAATGCATAAGAACAAGGAGTATGCTGACCATTTGTTAAGAGCGAAAGAGCAGGAACTTGATTTTGAAGAAGCAAGAATGAGAAAATAA
- the rhaT gene encoding L-rhamnose/proton symporter RhaT, producing MGIIFGVFFHFIGGFASGSFYIPYKKVKGWAWESFWIVGGIFSWLIVPPIAAYLTIPGFAEIISSTGFEVLKWTYLMGVLWGIGGLTYGLGVRYLGVSLGSTIILGLCAVFGSLVPSVYYNFVPQAGKDTFTTLLTTHWGQMVLLGIAICVVGIIICGKAGTMKEKDLSKNSAAKAENKDYRFGLGIFVAVVSGILSACFNFGLEAGKSMADTANAVWVAAHPGQGNFLYRNNVIYIVVLWGGLTTNFIWCMILNFRNKSFNNYTDSKTPLLKNYLFSALAGTTWFLQFFFYGMGESKLGNGASSWILHMAFIILIANVWGLVLKEWKGVSKKAFNTVILGIAVIILSVLVVGYGNAIK from the coding sequence ATGGGCATAATATTTGGCGTTTTTTTTCACTTTATCGGGGGCTTTGCTTCCGGTAGTTTTTATATTCCTTACAAAAAGGTTAAAGGCTGGGCATGGGAAAGCTTTTGGATTGTGGGCGGTATCTTCTCGTGGCTTATTGTACCACCCATTGCGGCCTATCTAACCATTCCAGGGTTTGCTGAAATAATAAGCAGCACAGGGTTTGAGGTGCTGAAATGGACCTACCTCATGGGCGTTTTATGGGGTATTGGCGGTCTGACTTACGGATTGGGCGTACGTTACCTGGGGGTATCACTGGGCAGCACTATTATCTTGGGGCTGTGCGCGGTTTTTGGTTCGCTTGTCCCTTCGGTGTATTATAATTTCGTTCCGCAGGCCGGAAAAGACACCTTTACCACGCTGCTTACCACACATTGGGGGCAAATGGTATTGCTGGGAATAGCTATTTGCGTTGTCGGCATTATTATATGCGGCAAAGCGGGAACCATGAAAGAAAAGGACCTGTCCAAAAACAGCGCAGCGAAAGCTGAAAATAAAGACTATCGTTTTGGGCTGGGCATATTTGTGGCTGTAGTATCCGGTATTTTGAGTGCCTGTTTCAATTTTGGCTTAGAAGCCGGCAAATCAATGGCAGATACTGCCAATGCCGTTTGGGTGGCTGCGCATCCGGGCCAGGGTAACTTTTTGTACAGGAACAATGTGATTTACATTGTAGTGCTTTGGGGCGGCCTCACCACTAATTTTATCTGGTGCATGATACTGAACTTTCGGAACAAATCATTTAACAACTATACCGATAGCAAAACACCTCTGCTTAAAAATTATTTATTTTCGGCCCTCGCCGGAACAACATGGTTCCTGCAGTTCTTTTTTTATGGGATGGGCGAAAGTAAGCTGGGCAACGGGGCCAGTTCATGGATCCTTCACATGGCGTTCATTATCCTCATAGCCAACGTGTGGGGCCTTGTATTGAAAGAGTGGAAAGGGGTGAGTAAAAAAGCTTTTAACACAGTTATTCTTGGGATAGCTGTAATTATTTTATCAGTTCTCGTAGTTGGATACGGTAACGCAATTAAGTAA
- a CDS encoding helix-turn-helix domain-containing protein, whose amino-acid sequence MGQLRSIEAIKLLADNVKLYRQGRDLSQEALANIADMEFSQVSRIERELINTSVSAIFLLAKALNIRPSQLLAPISSGINYRA is encoded by the coding sequence ATGGGACAGTTGAGGAGTATTGAAGCGATTAAACTGCTTGCTGATAACGTTAAACTTTATCGCCAGGGAAGGGACCTTTCACAAGAGGCGCTGGCTAATATTGCCGATATGGAATTCAGCCAGGTAAGTAGGATAGAGCGCGAATTAATAAACACCAGCGTTTCAGCTATTTTTCTCCTTGCAAAAGCCTTAAATATCCGGCCCTCCCAATTGCTTGCGCCAATCTCATCCGGCATAAATTATCGGGCGTAA